The Papaver somniferum cultivar HN1 chromosome 3, ASM357369v1, whole genome shotgun sequence genome includes a region encoding these proteins:
- the LOC113360592 gene encoding uncharacterized protein LOC113360592 yields MVAIKGTRRSVRTARIARSVRNVRTARSVKIVHIAKTARSTITARTVMTARIVKTATTIKMTKTAKSARTTKTAGNAKNARNARIVHTAKTAKTARIVRTAKTITMTRIAKSARMTKIVRNAKTAKAARITHTAKIVKTAKIVKTAKTITMTKIARNAKTAKTARTAHTAKTVKTVRIVKTVNTIRTTKNAKSARTTKTARNANNAKAARIVHTAKTAKIARIVMTAKTTKTTKIARNAKIARNAKTVHTAKTAMTTKIVRTARTAKTARTVRNAKTAINARIAKTATTIKTIRTAKNVRTTKTARNAMNAKTARTVHTAKTVETVENVKIARTVKTAKTARTAKTIKNVMTINASMEIESPVCTSPVTTRMLFEMRHCDCVNKILGLISMYYYIMMHYNKSV; encoded by the coding sequence ATGGTGGCGATAAAGGGGACAAGAAGAAGTGTAAGGACTGCAAGGATTGCAAGAAGTGTAAGGAATGTAAGAACTGCAAGAAGTGTAAAGATTGTTCACATTGCAAAGACTGCAAGAAGTACGATAACTGCAAGGACTGTTATGACTGCAAGGATTGTAAAGACTGCAACGACTATAAAGATGACAAAGACTGCAAAAAGTGCAAGGACGACAAAGACTGCTGGAAATGCAAAGAATGCCAGAAATGCAAGGATTGTTCATACTGCAAAGACTGCAAAGACGGCAAGGATTGTAAGGACTGCAAAGACTATTACGATGACAAGGATTGCAAAAAGTGCAAGGATGACAAAGATTGTAAGAAATGCAAAGACTGCCAAAGCTGCAAGGATTACTCATACTGCAAAGATTGTAAAGACTGCAAAGATTGTAAAGACTGCAAAGACTATAACGATGACAAAGattgcaagaaatgcaaagacTGCAAAAACTGCAAGGACTGCTCATACTGCAAAGACTGTCAAAACTGTAAGGATTGTAAAGACTGTGAATACTATAAGGACGACAAAGAATGCAAAAAGTGCAAGGACGACAAAGACTGCGAGAAATGCAAACAATGCCAAAGCTGCAAGGATTGTTCATACTGCAAAGACTGCAAAGATTGCAAGGATTGTAATGACTGCAAAGACTACAAAGACGACAAAGATTGCAAGAAATGCGAAGATTGCCAGAAATGCAAAGACTGTTCATACTGCAAAGACTGCTATGACTACAAAGATTGTAAGGACTGCAAGGACTGCAAAGACTGCAAGGACTGTAAGGAATGCAAAGACTGCCATAAATGCAAGGATTGCAAAGACTGCGACGACTATAAAGACGATAAGGACTGCAAAAAATGTAAGGACGACAAAGACTGCAAGAAATGCAATGAATGCAAAAACTGCAAGGACTGTTCATACTGCAAAGACTGTGGAGACTGTGGAGAATGTGAAGATTGCAAGGACTGTGAAGACTGCAAAGACTGCGAGGACTGCAAAGACGATAAAAAATGTTATGACGATAAATGCGAGCATGGAAATTGAGTCACCAGTGTGTACGTCACCGGTGACTACAAGGATGTTGTTCGAAATGCGGCACTGTGACTGTGTTAACAAGATTCTTGGGTTGATTTCGATGTACTATTATATAATGATGCACTACAATAAATCAGTGTGA